The DNA segment ACCGTGGAGCTCTGTTGACACTCTGGTACGTAACCTAAGCAAACAAACAGTCCATAAAAATGAATGCAGTCTGGTGGTGGTAAATATCTCATGAAATATACCTGTCCTATTGTCATTGAGAGGACACTGAGTCCAAGGTAGGGGGCTTTGGAAGGAATTGAAGAGGTACCACAGGATCCAGGCTATCAAGGTGTTGTAGTAGACGGCAATTAACAGGCACACCAGCATAGAGGCAATACCTGAAAACCACAGCAGTACCAGTATCATGGTCTGTTTTTCTTCTGAATGCGATTATTTTTGACAACATACCGACACCGGTCAGGTAAGGACTGATGGCCCGCCATACTCCCACGCTGCCTTTCCTGAGACGCTGGCCAATGGCAAACTCCAGCAATAGGAGAGGCATCCCTTCTAACACCAGCAGGATCAGGTAGGGGATCAAAAACGCTCCTGGAATatataatgtacagtacaactttatttgtaaacaTAACATACTGAGCATAATAATATAGACAGGGCAGGATTATCATTGTCAAAAAGGCTGCCACCCACAACCCCAAGATATGCAGGTTAGATGAATTGTCGActttaaattgtccaaaggtatgaatgtgagtgtgaacggtcaTTCGTTTATATGCAATTGGCTATTGACCAGATGTGCGTCACCTTTCTACTGAAGTCAGCTGCGATGGAAAATGATGCcattaaataagacataaaaaacaataaaaccaaCATAGCCAATATTGTTATAAAGGACACAGTACAGTCAAAGGTTTCTTAAGGAGGTCTTTCACTCTGAATGATTAACTAGAAAATTCTAGCCAAATTACAGTAAAGGTCTAGCCTGGTGTTTACAAGCAGGCTATTAGCATTTTTATAGTGTACGTACATCATATCTTGTATAAATAAGCACTTTTACAGgcaaaatgctaccatgctaacagttagcatgctacgtAGCAAAAGTGCTAAGTCAGTTCGACagtcttatatttatatttgcatACAGGCATTAGTGAaagagctaaaatgctaacatgctaacagttcacatgctaatgctagcataggTATTGTGTACATAACGTCCTGACAACGACAAGTTTCAGTCATTGTGTCTATCCATTCAATATAGCTAACGTTAGTATCTCACCTTAGCCACCAGGCTATctttagctgacaacaaacatggctaatgtgcatgtgtgtgtgtgttgagggggGCGTGGCTTGCAGCGTCAGAGCAGAAAGTGGTCAAATAAACAGATTTGAGGGTTTGACCCTCCATGCAGTACCAAAACAAGGAAGACATCAACTTTAATTTTGTGAGAGGAAAATGTcagtgctaatatgctaatatgctaatagcTAGCGCATCTTACCTCCTCCATGACTTTGACACAAGTAGGGAAATCGCCACACATTCCCGATCCCGATGCAAAAGCCCACACAAGTCAGGATGTACTGAGCTTTGTTGTCCCACTTGGGCCTGTTTCCCACCTCCTCTTTCTCCATCCTCTCCAGATCCTCAAGGGTGGGGATCCTCAAATCCAGTTCCGGGTTAGGAAGTACCAATTTCATGGCGTTTGCCCGAACACCAAAGCAGACGAGTGATCAGTACTTTACAATGTCTGGTATGAGGTTTTAGCAGCAACTGTGTGCGTGTGCTTAAATATCAACTAAGGACCAATCAGCAACGTGCAAAATACTTTATTGTTTATGAATGAAGATTAACTACCACACTCTGCACTTTGACCTTTAGATACAGGGTTATCACAAGTATCACTACTTTGATACCAAGGTGATAtcaacacaccaaaatacattgATGCCTGCTTCATAGACAAaatgtgtgtgaaggagcgatatcgcaggtcctttcttcctgcagctgtcaggctgtacaaccagcactgctcccaatagacttctacaccactatgtacatctgtgtaatacttgcttttatagtcagtatagttactccagaccccattcactgtgcaatatctgatcaacctccatgtgcaatactaagtgctctaaatgcaatatactaagttctatgtgaagtatttccataatgcctcatattaactcactagcaagatctcagtgtatagacaggtcatatatctcatctcgtttcatattatctacatactgtattgtatttaactctgggaaaaactgttgattttgttaatacttgggttgtttatattgtttatttttctacattgtgtattttgtactgcttaactgattctgtactcttgctgctgtgcaattcaaatttccccactgagggacgaataaaggcatatcttatcttatcttatcttaaaatCAAATCAGGTTTGACAATGAAAATCCTGAGAAAATCCTTGCATCGAGCAACTCTTTTCTTGTAGCAAACAAAGATAAACCTACATAACGCATACACTGGTACAACCAAACTGGGAACCCCCGCTAACATGAAAATCACCACGTTGATCCATGAAGGATATGCTTCGGTTGACAGCGATGGGAACTCCTCCTGTTGAGGCAAGACACAAAAATGACGAGCCTATTTGGATGGAGACTTAAATAATATGCGCTTACAGAATCGGGATCCCAGATTAAGTAGGTTAACTCTTCTTGTGCCTGAGTCACCAAGTAGAAGACTAAAATGACAAGGATAATGAGGGGACTGATGACCCTCCATGTCACCTGCCAGAAGATGCCAGGTTTGTGTCCGGTCATGAATTCCACATCCTCGTtgaacctgacacacacacacacaagcacacggtTTAGTTGTCAGTCACACACGACCAGGAAGTCATCTTTATGAGTGTCTACCTGTCTATGCCGTAGATGTGAACCACGGTGATAGTTTCGATTAATCCAATCACCAAGAGAGAAATGGATCCTGCAAATTTGTCAAAAAGTGTAATCCAATAACTCCCGGAATTCTGAGCGAAGAAGAGGGACAGAATGAAGGCCACAAGGCACATCACTCCTGAAAGACACAGAAAAAAGTCTATGGGAactgtgtcattcattcatgcagttACATGTTATAGTTATTTAGTATCGAATTTAAGTGGATTACCAGTCAGGGCTTCATGGGGCCATTTTTTCGGACACACACCCAAGTTTTTCAAGGGGACCACCACTCCTTCTATGTTGCCAAATATGGAAGAGAGGCCCATACAGAAGAGCATGATGAAGAAGAGCACAGACCACACAGGAGAAGCGGGCATCTGGGTGATGGCTTctgtgaaaacaataaaaaccagACCAGTTCCCTCCACTCCCTGGATAAATATGCACGTTAGAATGTTAGAAGTCGaaaacatcataataaatgtccGCATGTTCTTTTTACCTCACTGAGGAATTTTTGCATCTCACAAGTTTTAATCTCCAATCCAAGAATAGCATCCGGATCTGAGTTGTTGAGATGTTTAAAGGCTAAGTCGTAATTGCTTGGAGTGATGCTGTCCTCAGGAAGATTGAACCCATTTATTAGCGACATGATGTTTCTAGGGTGGGAATAATGAGGGGGCATTCATACTGGTGGATGAAAGGTGCACAGAGAATAGAATCGATATTTGTACTCACTCGTTAACACACGTGTCATATTTCTCAGTGGCCCTGAAGCCGATGATGGAGTAAGTCACTGTAGCAGCATACACCGCTGTCAGGCCAGTGATTACAGACAAGATCACAGCATCTTGCACACAATTGTTGCTGaaggaatagaaaaaaaaagaatcattagcatgtttttctgaATGATGCTGATGATTCTAACAGCAGTCTCTTACTGAACAGGATTATAGCTGGAGAAGGAGATGAGACTACCAAACCCCAAACCAAACGTGAAAAACACCTGGGCCCCCGCATCCAGCCAAGTGGATGACTTGCTCAACTCATCCAACTGGAAGCAACAGAGAAGGACTTTTGTTATTATGTAACACGGAACACATCCACAGTGTAACCTCGTACCATTGAATTGAATTCTGCACAGGCCTGCTTTTGGTACAATGGAGGTGTGGAGGTGTGATTGTATTAGAGCTGTCTCAACAATTGCATCCACTATGGTTATATTTAATAGTCCATGCAGTTTTAAACATACCTCTGGTGTAAAGAGGAACTTTATACCGCTAAAGGCGCCTTTAAGTGTCAGTCCTCGTATCAGGAATATGGCCAACACAATGTATGGCAGGATGGCTGTGATGTACGCGGCCTAAGACAACAATAGCAAGCGTTAAAGCAACGTCATTTTGACAGCGGCAAAACTGCTAGTTTTATTTTGGGTGATGTTAAACCTCAATAGATaccaacatttttaatttagctTCATACCAAGTCTAATATAAGTCACTTTAAAGAGTCTTGGACAAGACACAGTATCATTTAGGTTGTATGTAACGCTTTTCACCCTTTCCTGTGGTGGTAATTGTGGACTTCTGACTACCTGATTCCCCTGAGAGTTTCAAGAAGTCATTTTTCAGTTTCTAAGACAAGCAAGCAAGCAGAGACAGACACACGTCTGCACTCGACACAATACAGATTCAGTTACTGACAGGAcagtcagtgacaacaccttTCCTGAGGTGCCGATCCCTCTGATGCAACAAATGCAGACAACAGTCcatgcagctaggagacacacCACTGTGGGCCAGTGGAGACCACCAGAGTCAGATATGGAGGGCGAGATGTTAAGGGTCACCCGGTAGTAAAAATAGTCCTCCGTGGAGCTCTGTTGACACTCTGGTACGTAACCTAAGCAAACAAACAGTCCATAAACAGAATACAGTGAATACAGTCTGGTGGTGGTAAATATCTCATGAAATATACCTGTCCTATTGTCATTGAGTGGACACTGAGTCCAAGGTAGGGGGCTTTGGAAGGAATTGAAGAAGTACCACATGATCCAGGCTATCAAGGTGTTGTAGTAGACGGCAACTAAAAAGGACACCAGCATGGAGGCAATACCTGAAAAGCACATCAGTATCCATATTATGGTATCGATTTTTTCTTCTGAACAAAATTATGTTTGTCAACATACCAACACCGGTCAGGTAAGGACTGATGGCCCGCCATACTCCCACGCTGCCTTTCCTGAGACGCTGGCCAATGGCAAACTCCAGCAACATGAGGGGCATCCCTTCTAACACCAGCAGGATCACATAAGGGATCAAAAACGCCCCTGGAGAATGTATGGGATGGAATCTTATAAGATGGATTTTGGAATGAGTGGTACATTATAGATAAAGAACATTTTGACAGAATGTGTTCTCACATTAATTTAGTAGAAGATGATAGTGTCATCAAAGTGTCTTTTTGCATCCGATTTCATATAAGGGGTGTAGTTAAGATAATTCCAAGGTGCCCGATTGGAACATACAATATAACGCACACCTGTGATTGGACAGAAAAGCTGACCAATTACAGCTCTGTGGTGACGAACACAAGGTCAGCTGTCAGAGGGGGTGGAGCCAGCTGGCGTAGCTTACACTGGCGACGTGGCACAGGAGCATAATTAAGGCTTTATTGTGGAtttaatacacaaaaacagTCTGAAAATCTGAATTCACATGGCGACAgagccaaaacaaaacatttgaccAAAAGAAAGAAGTGTGTGGAAATGCCCTATGATAAAATtgttgggccaatttttttcccaaatagcATTACGATGATTAGACAAAATGCTACCAAAAATAAATTCTGCCCTATCCCCAAAACAAGACAAATCCAATGGTATAAATGGGGTCCTTTGTACAGCCTTAATCGGGGCATTATCAGATATAAAAAGTGATTTCACATACGTCAGCATCATAAATGAGTCCGAAATTCAACTTCCTCTTGCACCTTCGACACAAGGGACACAAAGTGACTTTTAATGAAAGCGAGTAATGTTGACAACTATTTTTATTCCAACCAGCAGTTCTTCTTTCAAACAAACGTGCACAGCTTACCTCCTCCATGACTTTGACACAAGTAGGGAAATCGCCATATAGTGGAGATCCCGATGCAAAAGCCCACACAAGACAGGATGTACTGCGCTTTGCTGTCCCACTTGGGCCTGTTTCCCGCCTCCTCTTTTTCCAGCCTTTCCAGATCCTCAAGGGTGGGGATCCTCAGATCCAGTCTCGGGTTTGGAAGAACCAGTCTCATGGCGTCCGCATGTACACCGAAGTGGAGGAGTGATCAGCACATTACAGTGGAAGCAATGTGGGTTtagtagtatgtgtgtgtgtgtgtgtgtgtgtgtgtgtgtgtgtgtgggtgtgcttaaatggaccaatcagataTGTACAAAGATGGAAtaaatttttttactttgaccTTTATATAAAGGCTTATCACAAGTATCGCTACTTTGATACCAAGTCGATATCAATGTGTAAAAAATACACTGACGCCTGCTTTTTAAACGTTTTTCCTCTAAATCGCATTGGAACTAACATGGGAAATATGGGAGCCCTCAGGCTCCGCTTATTACATTCTTTTTCTTGCTAATTTCCACATTTCCTGTTATTTTGGCCTGGTTTTCATACAGCTTGTCACGTtaaagccttctaaatatggtctctaacattattagagccttgtagacatggaCTAACAACCCCATgttcatctttacactcattacccattatagtacacataataagatgaAATAAACAGTTTAAAACATATACAAGACTCAAGCTTGTGTGTATTCCTAGGGGACATCCGTGATGCAACCCTATTCAAAACGTCTTccaccaaaacacattttcacataccTCGTCCCGTAGGTACTGGGAGTGGCGTTAGCGGCGTCCATCCGGGGTTTGTGCGTGTCAGCCCTCGTGTTTTCCTGGACAATGAACCTGCATGGTTTGTGATGTTTCATGGCTCCAAACTTGCAGCGTCCACTGTGGTAGGGGTCAAGGGCACCCTGGTGGAACATGTACAAAGTGCATGTACAAAGTGCCGAAACATCCTGTCTGCCTCCTTAGCCAGAGCACGATAGTGTTTGATTGAGGAGAGTGGGGAACTGATGCAAGACAACGACGCAGACAGATGTGTACAAACAGGAATGATGTATCAGCAGAGGTCAGCACAGTGATCGTTTTCTCCACCAGCTTGAAGAATATCTTCATAACTACACCTTGTGTAATACCAATGAGCTCTGATACCAAAAAAGTAATCAgtcatgaggaaaaaacggGTAAGCAAAGAACATAGATcaatgtaaattatattttattcaatcTGGCAACTCTTCTCTTGCAGCAAACAAAGATAAACCTACATAACGCATACACTGGTACAGCCACACTAGGAACCCCCGCTAACATAAAAATCATCACGTTGATCCATGAAGGATATGCTTCGGTTGACAGTGACGGGAACTCCTCCTGTTGAGGTATGAAACATAAATGATGAGACTATTTGTCACAAGGATGAAGACTTATTGAACAAACGCTTACAGAATTGGGATCCCAGATTAAGTAGGTGAACTTTTCTTGTGCTTGAGTCACCAAGTAGAAGACTAAGATGACAAGGACAATGAGGGGACTGACGACCCTCCATGTCACCTGCCAGAAGATGCCAGGTTTGTGTCCGGTCATGAATTCCACATCCTCGTtgaacctgacacacacacacaagcacgtgGATCAGTTGTTACGCATGACCAGGAAGTCATCAAGTCATCAAGTCATCTTTATGAGTGTCTACCTGTCTATGCCGTAGATGTAAACCACAGCGATCATTTCAAAGAATCCAACCGTCAAGAGAGGAATCGATCCTGCAAATTTGTCAAAAAGTGCAAGCCAATACATCCCAGAATTCTGAGCGAAGAGGAGGGAGATGATGAAGGACACCAGACAGGTCACACCTGAAAcacacatagaaaaaaaaaaacatcatagcaAATATGCAGAACAGATAATACATATAATAGGTCATGGGTGTCAATactgatcaaacttacttaatatGTGTCAGATCAAAAGGCAATTGCTACATATCACTTCTACCAAAACCTGACAGAGTCTAATTGGgatctacttcctggttcaacaCTAAAACAAAGTGACGGCATCTTTTGCTTTTTCAGAATCTCATTAGGTAGTGAATCTTAAAAGTTATATAGTACCAGTCAGGGCTTCATGAGGCCATTTCTTGGGAAACACCCCCAAGTCTTTCAAGGGGACCACCACTCCTTCTATGTTGCCAAACAGGGTGGAGAGCCCCAAACAGAAGAGCATGATGAAGAAGAGCACAGACCACACAGGAGAAGCGGGCATCTTTGTGATGGCCTCtgtgaaaacaataaaagccAGACCAGTTCCCTCCACTCCCTGGATAAACATGCACGTTAGAACGTTAGAAGTCGAAAACAAGAAATGTCCGGATGTTCTTTTTACCTCACTGAGGAATTTTTGCATCTCACAAGTTTTAATGTCCAATCCAAGAATCGCATCCGGATCTGAGTTGTTGAGATGTTTAAAGGCTAAGTCGTAATTGCTTGGAGTGATGCTGTCCTCAGGGAGATTGAATCCATTTATTAGCGACATGATGTTTCTGGGGTGGGAATAATGAGGGAGGATGTTAGGTGCACCGATAGACTTGAATGGCGTCCAGTTACAACTACAATTGCTTTACATGTGTACTCACTCATGAACACACGTGTCATATTTCTCAGTGGCCCTGAAGCCAATGATGGAGTAAGTAACTGCAGCAGCATACACCGACGTCAGGCCAGTGACGAGAGACAGGATCACAGCATCTTGCACACAATTGTTGCTGAaggatagaaaaaaaatcatcgtTAGCAGGTTCTCTTAATGATACTGATGATTCAATCAGCAGTCTCTTACTGAAGAGGATTGTAGCTGGAGAAGGAGATGAGACCCCCCCATGCCAGACCAAACGAATAAAAGACCTGGGCCCCCGCATCCAACCAAGTGGACGACTTGCtcaactcctccacctggaaaAATGGAGAAGGACTTTTGTTATGTTGGAACACCAAACATCTGCACAGTGTAACCtcctacatttttttcacacattGGAGGTGTGACTGCATTGGAGCTGTTCATTTTCTTGTGCCTTCATGCAATTTGAAACATACCTTTGGCATAAAGAGGAATTGTATACCGCTAAAGGCGCCTTTAAGTGTCAGTCCTCGTATCAGGAATATGGCCAACACGACGTATGGCAGGATGGCTGTGATGTACACGGCCTAAGACAACAATAGCAAGCGTTAAATGAAAACTGCAAGTCATGCGTACTAACCAAGCGACAACTACactgttattgtagcagctaacaccgGCATCAGTGAATCTGAGTGAAATTAGAGAATATTGACGGTTCTGTTAGTGGCAAAACACCTTGCCAGAGGTGCCGATCCCTCTGATGCAGCAAATgcagagaacagtccatgcagCCAGGAGACACACCACTATGGGCCAGTGGAGACCACCAGAGTCAGATATGGAGGTGGAGCTGTTCAGGGTCACCCGGTAGAAGAAATAGTCCACAGTGGAGCTCTGTTGACACTCTGGTACGTAACCTAAGCAAACAAACAGTCCATAAAAATGAATGCAGTCTGGTGGTGGTAAATATCTCATGAAATATACCTGTCCTATTGTCATTGAGAGGACACTGAGTCCAAGGTAGGGGGCTTTGGAAGGAATTGAAGAGGTACCACAGGATCCAGGCTATCAAGGTGTTGTAGTAGACGGCAATTAAAAGGCACACCAGCATGGAGGCAATACCTGAAAAGCACAGCAATACCAGTATCATGGTCTGTTTTTCTTCTGAATGTGATTATGTTTGACATACCGACACCGGTCAGGTAAGGACTGATGGCCCGCCATACTCCCACGCTGCCTTTCCTGAGACGCTGGCCAATGGCAAACTCCAGCAACAGGAGAGGCATCCCTTCTAACACCAGCAGGATCAGGTAAGGGATCAAAAACGCTCCTGGGATATATAATGTAcgatacaactttatttgtaaacaTGACTTACAGAGCATAATAATATAGACAGTGCAGGGTTATCATTGTCAAAAAGGCTGGCACCCACATCCCCAAAATATGCAGGTTAGAT comes from the Doryrhamphus excisus isolate RoL2022-K1 chromosome 14, RoL_Dexc_1.0, whole genome shotgun sequence genome and includes:
- the LOC131102178 gene encoding sodium-dependent neutral amino acid transporter B(0)AT1-like, yielding MRLVLPNPRLDLRIPTLEDLERLEKEEAGNRPKWDSKAQYILSCVGFCIGISTIWRFPYLCQSHGGGAFLIPYVILLVLEGMPLMLLEFAIGQRLRKGSVGVWRAISPYLTGVGIASMLVSFLVAVYYNTLIAWIMWYFFNSFQSPLPWTQCPLNDNRTGYVPECQQSSTEDYFYYRVTLNISPSISDSGGLHWPTVVCLLAAWTVVCICCIRGIGTSGKAAYITAILPYIVLAIFLIRGLTLKGAFSGIKFLFTPELDELSKSSTWLDAGAQVFFTFGLGFGSLISFSSYNPVHNNCVQDAVILSVITGLTAVYAATVTYSIIGFRATEKYDTCVNENIMSLINGFNLPEDSITPSNYDLAFKHLNNSDPDAILGLEIKTCEMQKFLSEGVEGTGLVFIVFTEAITQMPASPVWSVLFFIMLFCMGLSSIFGNIEGVVVPLKNLGVCPKKWPHEALTGVMCLVAFILSLFFAQNSGSYWITLFDKFAGSISLLVIGLIETITVVHIYGIDRFNEDVEFMTGHKPGIFWQVTWRVISPLIILVILVFYLVTQAQEELTYLIWDPDSEEFPSLSTEAYPSWINVVIFMLAGVPSLVVPVYALCRFIFVCYKKRVARCKDFLRIFIVKPDLILR
- the LOC131102395 gene encoding sodium-dependent neutral amino acid transporter B(0)AT1-like isoform X1; the protein is MKLVLPNPELDLRIPTLEDLERMEKEEVGNRPKWDNKAQYILTCVGFCIGIGNVWRFPYLCQSHGGGAFLIPYLILLVLEGMPLLLLEFAIGQRLRKGSVGVWRAISPYLTGVGIASMLVCLLIAVYYNTLIAWILWYLFNSFQSPLPWTQCPLNDNRTGYVPECQQSSTVDYFFYRVTLNSSTSISDSGGLHWPIVVCLLAAWTVLCICCIRGIGTSGKAVYITAILPYVVLAIFLIRGLTLKGAFSGIQFLFMPKVEELSKSSTWLDAGAQVFYSFGLAWGGLISFSSYNPLHNNCVQDAVILSLVTGLTSVYAAAVTYSIIGFRATEKYDTCVHENIMSLINGFNLPEDSITPSNYDLAFKHLNNSDPDAILGLDIKTCEMQKFLSEVKRTSGHFLFSTSNVLTCMFIQGVEGTGLAFIVFTEAITKMPASPVWSVLFFIMLFCLGLSTLFGNIEGVVVPLKDLGVFPKKWPHEALTGVTCLVSFIISLLFAQNSGMYWLALFDKFAGSIPLLTVGFFEMIAVVYIYGIDRFNEDVEFMTGHKPGIFWQVTWRVVSPLIVLVILVFYLVTQAQEKFTYLIWDPNSEEFPSLSTEAYPSWINVMIFMLAGVPSVAVPVYALCRFIFVCCKRRVARLNKI
- the LOC131102395 gene encoding sodium-dependent neutral amino acid transporter B(0)AT1-like isoform X3, translating into MPLLLLEFAIGQRLRKGSVGVWRAISPYLTGVGIASMLVCLLIAVYYNTLIAWILWYLFNSFQSPLPWTQCPLNDNRTGYVPECQQSSTVDYFFYRVTLNSSTSISDSGGLHWPIVVCLLAAWTVLCICCIRGIGTSGKAVYITAILPYVVLAIFLIRGLTLKGAFSGIQFLFMPKVEELSKSSTWLDAGAQVFYSFGLAWGGLISFSSYNPLHNNCVQDAVILSLVTGLTSVYAAAVTYSIIGFRATEKYDTCVHENIMSLINGFNLPEDSITPSNYDLAFKHLNNSDPDAILGLDIKTCEMQKFLSEVKRTSGHFLFSTSNVLTCMFIQGVEGTGLAFIVFTEAITKMPASPVWSVLFFIMLFCLGLSTLFGNIEGVVVPLKDLGVFPKKWPHEALTGVTCLVSFIISLLFAQNSGMYWLALFDKFAGSIPLLTVGFFEMIAVVYIYGIDRFNEDVEFMTGHKPGIFWQVTWRVVSPLIVLVILVFYLVTQAQEKFTYLIWDPNSEEFPSLSTEAYPSWINVMIFMLAGVPSVAVPVYALCRFIFVCCKRRVARLNKI
- the LOC131102395 gene encoding sodium-dependent neutral amino acid transporter B(0)AT1-like isoform X2; this encodes MKLVLPNPELDLRIPTLEDLERMEKEEVGNRPKWDNKAQYILTCVGFCIGIGNVWRFPYLCQSHGGGAFLIPYLILLVLEGMPLLLLEFAIGQRLRKGSVGVWRAISPYLTGVGIASMLVCLLIAVYYNTLIAWILWYLFNSFQSPLPWTQCPLNDNRTGYVPECQQSSTVDYFFYRVTLNSSTSISDSGGLHWPIVVCLLAAWTVLCICCIRGIGTSGKAVYITAILPYVVLAIFLIRGLTLKGAFSGIQFLFMPKVEELSKSSTWLDAGAQVFYSFGLAWGGLISFSSYNPLHNNCVQDAVILSLVTGLTSVYAAAVTYSIIGFRATEKYDTCVHENIMSLINGFNLPEDSITPSNYDLAFKHLNNSDPDAILGLDIKTCEMQKFLSEGVEGTGLAFIVFTEAITKMPASPVWSVLFFIMLFCLGLSTLFGNIEGVVVPLKDLGVFPKKWPHEALTGVTCLVSFIISLLFAQNSGMYWLALFDKFAGSIPLLTVGFFEMIAVVYIYGIDRFNEDVEFMTGHKPGIFWQVTWRVVSPLIVLVILVFYLVTQAQEKFTYLIWDPNSEEFPSLSTEAYPSWINVMIFMLAGVPSVAVPVYALCRFIFVCCKRRVARLNKI